The Vibrio ishigakensis genome has a window encoding:
- a CDS encoding amino acid ABC transporter permease, with the protein MAEWEIIWQQRDIFISGFGNTFVLFFAASIASLALGITLLYVLENGAKGLKGGVVLSINMMRTLPFLILAYLLYYGLPQVGIRMDAFTAGLISLSLYHGTYFCEIFRGIRKGLDSGLTEAAQACGFSKFKTFSRIVMPNVLFKSVPLIANQLIICLKDTAFLCIITVGEITAAANSIQSTYFIPLNAFIVAIALYWVISIAIEQVSKITLNKVQERGLSHA; encoded by the coding sequence ATGGCTGAATGGGAAATTATCTGGCAGCAACGAGACATCTTCATCTCAGGCTTTGGCAATACCTTCGTGCTGTTCTTTGCCGCTTCAATCGCAAGTCTAGCCTTAGGCATTACCCTGCTCTACGTTCTAGAAAATGGAGCAAAAGGACTCAAAGGGGGCGTGGTATTAAGCATTAACATGATGCGCACATTGCCGTTCTTGATACTGGCTTATTTGCTTTACTACGGACTGCCACAGGTGGGAATCCGTATGGATGCCTTCACCGCAGGCTTGATCTCTCTGAGTCTTTATCACGGCACCTACTTTTGTGAAATCTTCCGAGGCATCCGCAAAGGTTTAGATTCAGGTCTGACAGAGGCAGCGCAAGCCTGCGGCTTCTCCAAGTTCAAGACCTTCAGCCGCATAGTGATGCCCAACGTACTGTTTAAGTCGGTACCCTTGATTGCCAACCAGCTCATCATCTGCCTAAAAGACACCGCCTTTCTGTGCATCATCACCGTTGGGGAGATCACCGCAGCAGCCAACAGCATTCAATCGACCTATTTCATTCCGCTCAATGCCTTCATTGTCGCCATCGCCCTGTACTGGGTTATCAGTATCGCCATTGAACAGGTCAGCAAAATCACACTTAACAAAGTTCAGGAAAGAGGGCTAAGCCATGCTTAA